The Pontibacter sp. SGAir0037 DNA segment GCTGGTATTTACAGTCAGGTATTCGCTTTCGAAATCCTGCTTACTGCTGTTTGCAAAATCAGCGAACCTCTTTTCTGCCTGAATAGCAAAGCCCAAGTGTTCCTGCTGCCCTGTAAAGGTATAGGTCAGGAGCTGGTAATCGCCATGAATTCGCTTAATAACATCTTCTTTTACGCTAACTCTAAGCTGCTCCTGCGCGCCCGTATTACTGGTAAAGTGCAGTACAGCATTAGTCGCATGGGCCGTTACCCAGGCTTTGGTGGAAGCCGGAATTTCCTGCAGAACTAACTCTTCCTTCATCCTTGCCACAGCCATTTAAAACTAAAAGAAGCATGACCAGGCTGAGCAGCCTGAGGGGTAGCCAATAACGGTTCATATATAGTTAATTTCCTATAAGATACTCAAAACTTACGGAACGTTGCATGTGATGTAAAATAAATGTGGTGTTGTCCTGCCAGAAAATATACCTTAGGCGCAGCATTGGCCAAAACAAAGCTGAAGTTTACATTCCAGCTTTGTTTTGGCCAATGCTTTTTTGATGGTTTATTGCCTTTCTGGCTCTGCTTACACAATTTCGGTAATAAATTCCTCTTTTGGCAGCCTTACTTTTTTTTGCTTAGCCAAGAAGTCATTCTCTTCATCGCGGTAACCCAGGGCCAGCAGCACAACACTTTTCAAGCCCAGTTCTTTTAGCCCAAGCAGTGTGTCAAACTTCTCTGCATCAAAACCTTCCATTGGCGTAGCGTCTACCTTTAAATGTGCTGCTGCAATCAATCCTGTTCCCAATGCGATATACGCCTGTTTAGCCGACCAGATAAAGTTCTCCTCATCGGTTCTGCTAAGCAGGTAGCTTTCCAAAGAGTTTTTAAAATCTGCCAAGTTTTCTGCCGGTGTTTCTCTTACTTTTGCAACATATTGTATATACTTTTCTATGTGCTCCTTCCTGACAGCACTATAGGCTGCAAACACTAAAAGATGAGAGGCATCCGCTATTTGTGAGTTAAAAGAACCTTTCCCTAATTCTTTTCTTAATTCCTGGTTCTCTATCACAAAAAGCCTGTAAGGCTGCATACCCACTGATGAAGCCGAAAGATTGATGGCGTCTAGAATTGTTTGCAGCTTATCTTGTGAAACCTTTTTGCTGCTGAACTTTTTGGTGGCATATCGCCAGTGGAGGCTTTCTAATAAATCCATATCTGTTCTTGTTAATAAGTTGCCTCAAAGTTGAGAAATAATTGTTTATATTTGACACCTAGTGACAAAAAGTAATAGTGACATACAGGTAACAAGGTAACCTATGATGGAAACGAATCATGAAATTGAAACGCATGAATGCAAAAAGACCATTATGGCCGTGCATGATGCAATGGATGTACTCAACGGTAAA contains these protein-coding regions:
- a CDS encoding NAD(P)H-dependent oxidoreductase gives rise to the protein MDLLESLHWRYATKKFSSKKVSQDKLQTILDAINLSASSVGMQPYRLFVIENQELRKELGKGSFNSQIADASHLLVFAAYSAVRKEHIEKYIQYVAKVRETPAENLADFKNSLESYLLSRTDEENFIWSAKQAYIALGTGLIAAAHLKVDATPMEGFDAEKFDTLLGLKELGLKSVVLLALGYRDEENDFLAKQKKVRLPKEEFITEIV